The following proteins are co-located in the Abditibacteriaceae bacterium genome:
- the jag gene encoding RNA-binding cell elongation regulator Jag/EloR, giving the protein MAFNFSPMRMTASTEDAAIAQVLQLVGASRDDVSVEVLSQTDKGVTVRVSPRSEDAAPAAPSTVEIEATPEPSTPVATPIEPDTADADDGAGDDEATEEAIDDATEVVAGQSAPLVEDRVEDEGNSVRADANEGNEETEEPREVAPVREALPPLDEATQSRAVEAAQDFLDRMGLEAKASVGDASKDASARLLIDIDGEDVGILIGKHGQTLQSFQYLLNVTLNNALENGKPEGEREAVRVVVDAGGYRARRMGSLQQSARDAASKVKRDRRPFRMEPMPAHERRLVHMALQDDTTLATSSEGREPMRYVVVAPAGYKMPESGGGRGGNRGGGFGGNRGGRSGGNYGRGR; this is encoded by the coding sequence ATGGCATTCAATTTCAGCCCGATGCGTATGACGGCTTCGACCGAAGACGCAGCAATTGCCCAGGTTTTACAACTCGTCGGAGCCTCGCGCGACGATGTTTCGGTCGAAGTTCTTTCGCAAACCGATAAAGGCGTGACTGTTCGCGTTTCGCCGCGCAGTGAAGACGCCGCACCTGCAGCGCCAAGTACGGTCGAAATTGAAGCGACTCCCGAACCGTCCACTCCGGTTGCAACACCGATCGAACCCGACACCGCAGATGCCGACGACGGAGCCGGTGACGACGAAGCAACCGAAGAGGCAATCGACGATGCCACCGAAGTTGTCGCCGGACAAAGCGCGCCGCTTGTCGAAGATCGTGTTGAAGACGAAGGAAACAGCGTGCGCGCCGATGCAAATGAAGGCAACGAAGAAACCGAAGAACCGCGCGAAGTTGCTCCCGTTCGTGAAGCGTTGCCGCCACTCGATGAGGCAACGCAAAGCCGCGCTGTTGAAGCAGCGCAAGATTTTCTCGACCGCATGGGATTGGAAGCCAAAGCCTCCGTCGGCGACGCCAGTAAAGATGCCAGTGCGCGCTTGCTCATCGACATCGACGGCGAAGATGTCGGCATTCTTATCGGCAAGCACGGCCAAACGCTGCAATCGTTTCAGTATTTGCTCAACGTCACGCTGAACAACGCATTGGAAAATGGCAAGCCGGAAGGCGAGCGCGAAGCGGTGCGCGTTGTGGTTGATGCTGGCGGCTACCGCGCGCGTCGCATGGGAAGTTTGCAGCAGAGCGCGCGCGATGCCGCCAGCAAAGTGAAGCGCGACCGCCGCCCGTTCCGCATGGAGCCGATGCCTGCTCACGAACGCCGTCTCGTTCACATGGCGCTGCAAGATGACACCACCCTTGCCACATCGAGCGAAGGTCGCGAACCGATGCGCTATGTTGTTGTTGCGCCTGCCGGTTACAAAATGCCCGAAAGTGGCGGCGGTCGCGGTGGGAACCGTGGCGGTGGTTTCGGCGGCAATCGCGGTGGACGCAGCGGCGGCAATTACGGTCGCGGACGCTAA
- a CDS encoding FtsX-like permease family protein, protein MASMNAGPVKIERQISLPFSQALKIAYKNIVIRLGRAMITGAGTMLGIAFLMSVFAANLAQKASGIEIVAAQAQKNTWLVVMSLLVSAVGITNSMLMSVTERYKEIGTMKCLGALDNFIVKLFLLESGLLGFFGSVFGAIIGTLFVLVSNIGVLGNMDWLGLLAKFAICILIGTFLSITAAVLPAIRAAGMPPADAMRSEV, encoded by the coding sequence ATGGCTTCGATGAATGCAGGGCCGGTAAAAATCGAGCGGCAGATTTCGCTGCCGTTTTCGCAGGCGCTTAAAATCGCCTACAAAAATATCGTGATTCGTCTGGGCCGCGCGATGATTACCGGCGCGGGCACCATGCTCGGCATCGCGTTCTTGATGAGCGTTTTTGCCGCGAACCTCGCGCAGAAAGCCTCGGGCATCGAGATTGTCGCGGCGCAGGCGCAGAAGAACACCTGGCTCGTCGTGATGAGTTTGTTGGTGTCGGCGGTTGGAATCACCAACTCGATGCTGATGAGCGTCACCGAGCGTTACAAAGAAATCGGCACGATGAAATGTCTGGGCGCGCTCGACAACTTCATCGTCAAATTGTTCTTGTTAGAATCGGGCCTGCTGGGCTTTTTCGGTTCGGTTTTTGGCGCGATTATCGGAACCCTCTTCGTTCTTGTTTCTAATATCGGCGTACTGGGTAATATGGATTGGTTGGGGCTGCTCGCTAAATTTGCGATTTGCATTCTCATCGGCACTTTTCTGTCAATTACGGCAGCGGTATTACCTGCGATTCGCGCGGCAGGAATGCCGCCCGCCGACGCGATGCGAAGCGAAGTTTAG
- a CDS encoding YidC/Oxa1 family membrane protein insertase: MNNQRSSSQQFFLFLALAWGAMLIYQNFFGAKKSEIPPRPLPKNALVAAFSGIDPAQPPVLDKTKAASEILDLDKQIKANETDGLSYWARLRSGLIQQYVLKDTKAALTRYDEIAAANKSDAVGAQAAYQKGDLLWVQSSTGGKPSQEAAKALETLVHRGRSSTEFLDQKIFVPAQAGAEVTALPLAWEQKAIRELHGTLDDTDTRGILERVDAYYSTTLFHKIFAGAAKAFGNNPAYSYGLAILAFALVTRVVLQPLNKKQYDSMRGMAVIAPEMKKVQDKYKNKKDQESQMRMMNEIRALQKSHGVNPMLGCGLAAVQIPVFIFVVSPFIQHFEARLELVNASFLWINNLARPDIPLLVLYALSQFASMRLASTPPADDQQRQMQLMMLFFPFAVPFFLLAWPSAFTMYWMAFNILSMFFQYRMMKAADPTKRLWTQLVTQPLIPQIVVADPSAVPAGAIPPRPKKGRAESVKTIAADYPANGNGKSNGRIIEAKSAFSTQQEPANGDSNGNSSNGKATGGIRTSDVRSNVRGAVRTKRRGKKK; this comes from the coding sequence GTGAACAATCAACGCTCGTCGTCGCAACAGTTTTTTCTTTTTCTCGCCCTTGCCTGGGGCGCGATGCTGATTTACCAGAATTTCTTTGGTGCCAAAAAATCTGAAATTCCACCGCGCCCGCTACCGAAAAACGCGCTTGTCGCGGCCTTTTCCGGTATCGACCCGGCGCAGCCTCCGGTTCTGGATAAGACCAAAGCCGCGAGCGAAATCCTCGATCTCGATAAGCAAATCAAAGCCAACGAAACCGATGGGCTTTCCTACTGGGCGCGTTTGCGCTCTGGTCTTATCCAGCAATACGTGCTGAAAGATACCAAAGCGGCGCTCACGCGCTACGACGAGATCGCTGCAGCGAACAAAAGCGACGCCGTTGGAGCGCAGGCGGCCTACCAGAAGGGCGATTTGCTGTGGGTTCAATCATCTACCGGGGGAAAGCCTTCTCAGGAAGCGGCCAAAGCACTCGAAACATTGGTGCATCGCGGACGCAGTTCGACGGAATTTCTCGATCAGAAAATTTTCGTTCCTGCACAAGCCGGGGCGGAAGTCACGGCATTGCCTCTGGCGTGGGAACAGAAAGCGATCCGCGAATTGCATGGCACGCTGGATGACACCGATACGCGTGGCATCCTCGAACGCGTCGATGCCTATTATTCGACGACGCTGTTTCACAAAATTTTTGCGGGCGCGGCCAAAGCGTTTGGAAACAATCCGGCCTATTCTTATGGTCTCGCGATTTTGGCATTTGCTCTTGTAACACGAGTTGTTTTGCAGCCGCTGAACAAAAAGCAATACGACAGCATGCGCGGCATGGCCGTGATCGCTCCTGAAATGAAAAAGGTTCAGGACAAATATAAAAACAAGAAAGATCAGGAATCGCAGATGCGGATGATGAACGAAATCCGCGCCTTGCAAAAGAGCCATGGTGTCAATCCGATGCTCGGTTGCGGCTTGGCTGCGGTTCAGATTCCGGTCTTTATCTTTGTTGTTTCACCGTTCATTCAGCACTTTGAAGCGCGATTGGAACTGGTCAACGCCAGCTTCCTGTGGATTAACAACCTGGCGCGCCCCGACATCCCGCTTCTCGTTTTGTACGCGCTTTCGCAGTTCGCTTCGATGCGCCTTGCTTCGACACCGCCCGCCGACGATCAGCAGCGCCAAATGCAGCTGATGATGCTGTTCTTCCCCTTTGCCGTGCCCTTCTTTCTGCTCGCGTGGCCTTCGGCGTTCACGATGTACTGGATGGCGTTCAACATTTTGTCGATGTTCTTCCAATATCGCATGATGAAAGCTGCCGACCCGACAAAGCGCCTGTGGACTCAGCTTGTGACGCAGCCTTTGATTCCGCAAATTGTCGTTGCTGATCCTTCGGCAGTTCCTGCGGGCGCGATTCCGCCGCGCCCGAAAAAAGGCCGCGCCGAGTCTGTCAAAACGATCGCCGCCGATTATCCGGCAAATGGCAACGGCAAAAGCAACGGTCGGATTATCGAAGCGAAGTCGGCGTTTTCGACCCAACAGGAACCCGCTAACGGCGATTCCAACGGTAATAGTTCTAACGGCAAAGCGACAGGCGGCATTCGGACATCGGATGTTCGCTCCAATGTGCGAGGCGCGGTACGCACCAAGCGACGCGGCAAAAAGAAATAA
- the yidD gene encoding membrane protein insertion efficiency factor YidD, translated as MRRVALGLIRFYQTRISPLTPPACRFFPTCSHYTYEAIERFGLVRGAFLGAARLCKCHPLHRGGFDPVPEEFAWTVRSNQAVHNETPSQDRKP; from the coding sequence GTGCGGCGTGTGGCGCTGGGTTTGATTCGGTTTTATCAAACGCGCATTTCTCCGCTTACGCCGCCGGCGTGCCGCTTCTTTCCGACGTGTTCGCACTATACTTACGAAGCCATCGAACGCTTTGGACTGGTGCGCGGCGCTTTCTTAGGCGCGGCGCGTTTGTGCAAATGTCACCCGCTCCATCGCGGCGGGTTCGATCCGGTGCCGGAAGAATTTGCATGGACAGTACGGTCGAATCAGGCCGTACATAACGAAACGCCGTCTCAGGATAGGAAGCCGTAG
- the rpmH gene encoding 50S ribosomal protein L34, whose amino-acid sequence MKRTYQPKKRPRKRKHGFMARMATRGGRGILARRRAKSRTKLTQC is encoded by the coding sequence ATGAAACGTACATATCAACCGAAGAAGCGCCCGCGCAAGCGTAAGCATGGTTTCATGGCGCGCATGGCGACGCGTGGTGGCCGTGGAATTTTGGCCCGCCGCCGTGCCAAGAGCCGTACCAAACTCACGCAGTGCTAG
- the gmk gene encoding guanylate kinase: MSNSASSSGMLLVLSGPAGVGKDSVWKHAAPCLPTFAKAITCTTRAPRPGEVDGTHYFFVGNERFDHMIAHDELLEWAWVHGNRYGVPVSSVRNRLEAGGDVVCIIEVQGALKIRALFADSLLVFLKPPLGREEEILRARIANRGAEDEEQTARRMETAVWELEQTAHYDYEIVNDEIEFAAQRLCDVIAQEKAKRA, translated from the coding sequence ATGAGTAATTCGGCGTCTTCAAGCGGAATGCTTCTCGTGCTTTCTGGCCCGGCGGGTGTTGGCAAAGATTCGGTCTGGAAGCACGCGGCGCCGTGTTTGCCAACCTTTGCCAAAGCCATCACCTGCACGACGCGTGCGCCGCGCCCCGGTGAAGTCGATGGCACTCATTATTTCTTCGTCGGCAACGAGCGCTTCGACCACATGATCGCGCACGACGAGCTTCTCGAATGGGCGTGGGTTCACGGCAATCGCTACGGCGTGCCGGTATCGAGCGTGCGAAATCGCCTGGAAGCGGGCGGCGATGTGGTTTGCATCATTGAAGTGCAGGGCGCTCTCAAAATCCGCGCTTTGTTTGCCGATTCGCTCCTCGTTTTTCTCAAGCCGCCGCTGGGGCGCGAAGAAGAAATTTTGCGCGCGCGCATTGCGAATCGCGGCGCCGAAGACGAAGAGCAAACCGCACGTCGCATGGAAACCGCCGTCTGGGAACTGGAGCAAACCGCGCACTACGATTACGAAATCGTCAACGATGAAATCGAGTTTGCCGCGCAGCGGTTATGCGATGTTATCGCGCAAGAAAAAGCAAAGCGTGCTTGA
- the rnpA gene encoding ribonuclease P protein component codes for MLPRDERLSTAEFSLVWEKGRVLRHPLFAARAFARNDELAGRIAFVVPRKSGKATARNRLRRRVRECYRLSGARTHLRGQSVVFVLNAARAEAPSEEWTRAFEEMAARIARAAPNSKHEAGNQRTQRGTDGNEDATGKRNVGD; via the coding sequence ATGCTGCCGCGCGATGAACGCCTTTCCACAGCCGAGTTTTCCCTAGTCTGGGAAAAAGGCCGTGTGCTGCGCCATCCGCTGTTCGCGGCACGTGCATTCGCGCGCAACGACGAACTGGCCGGGCGGATTGCGTTTGTTGTTCCGCGTAAGAGCGGGAAAGCGACAGCACGCAACCGACTGCGCCGCCGTGTGCGCGAGTGCTACCGTTTAAGCGGCGCGCGAACGCATCTGCGCGGGCAAAGCGTGGTTTTTGTGCTCAACGCCGCACGAGCCGAAGCCCCGAGCGAAGAATGGACACGCGCATTTGAGGAAATGGCTGCACGCATTGCGCGTGCCGCGCCAAACTCGAAGCATGAAGCCGGAAATCAGCGAACACAGCGCGGAACCGATGGAAACGAAGACGCAACTGGAAAACGAAACGTCGGCGACTGA
- a CDS encoding PqqD family protein, whose translation MFQLFGRKAQDATVRAGKTAKNKAGKSGQIPTNAGDARRALLKLRPIRNPALNWDEDEGVVVLHIALEESSNSRSWKAKVAGFFVQLPEKRSVELDAIGSDVWMLLDGKNTVGEIVKILAKKHQLTSRETELSLQQYFKELNRRGYIAFTGE comes from the coding sequence ATGTTTCAGCTTTTCGGTCGCAAGGCGCAAGACGCGACGGTGCGCGCAGGCAAAACCGCCAAGAACAAGGCGGGCAAATCGGGGCAAATTCCGACAAATGCCGGTGATGCGCGCCGCGCTTTGCTGAAATTACGGCCGATTCGCAATCCGGCGCTGAATTGGGATGAGGATGAAGGCGTCGTGGTTTTGCATATCGCGCTAGAGGAATCCTCCAATTCGCGCTCGTGGAAAGCAAAAGTCGCCGGCTTTTTCGTGCAACTGCCCGAAAAGCGCTCGGTCGAACTCGATGCTATTGGAAGCGATGTTTGGATGTTGCTCGATGGCAAGAACACGGTCGGCGAGATTGTGAAGATTCTGGCGAAGAAGCATCAATTGACGTCGCGAGAAACGGAACTGTCGTTGCAGCAGTATTTCAAAGAGTTGAACCGGCGCGGTTACATCGCTTTTACCGGAGAGTAG
- a CDS encoding CPBP family intramembrane glutamic endopeptidase → MKNLVRKLPFAVEFGVVLLFAFGPFVFSAWRMMPRGQRAQVRFSDTQLLYTIAIEAVLALLLLGFLHLRGYTRADFPFRFAPREWAIGALLLVASYAAVILATVLGAVWLGSDVFMARQMKVDVAVTLPIAIIGSLVNAFYEEIFVVGYLLRALEKSQGIAAATVFSVFVRFAYHIYQGPTAIFVVIPLGFVFAAFFVRTRNLWPLVLAHAVIDIIAFSVVPR, encoded by the coding sequence ATGAAAAATCTTGTTCGCAAGCTACCGTTCGCCGTTGAATTTGGCGTCGTGTTGTTGTTCGCGTTCGGCCCTTTCGTTTTTAGCGCGTGGCGTATGATGCCGCGTGGGCAACGCGCACAGGTCCGCTTCTCCGACACACAATTGCTTTATACAATCGCGATTGAAGCTGTTCTTGCCCTGCTTCTTCTCGGATTTTTGCATCTGCGTGGTTACACGCGTGCCGATTTTCCATTTCGCTTCGCTCCTCGCGAATGGGCGATTGGCGCTCTGCTGTTGGTTGCTTCGTATGCCGCAGTGATTCTCGCGACTGTATTAGGCGCGGTGTGGCTTGGTTCAGATGTATTCATGGCACGCCAGATGAAAGTCGATGTCGCAGTGACTCTGCCCATCGCTATTATCGGAAGTCTGGTCAATGCGTTTTACGAAGAAATTTTTGTCGTGGGTTATCTTTTGAGAGCGCTCGAAAAATCTCAAGGGATCGCGGCCGCGACGGTGTTTTCTGTTTTCGTGCGCTTTGCGTATCACATCTACCAGGGGCCAACGGCGATTTTCGTTGTCATTCCTCTCGGTTTTGTGTTTGCTGCATTCTTTGTCCGCACTCGTAATTTGTGGCCGCTTGTTCTCGCGCACGCCGTAATCGATATCATCGCGTTTTCCGTCGTGCCGCGCTAA
- a CDS encoding ABC transporter ATP-binding protein, with protein sequence MADVIDKPKDAAALAEDEIYNSQENIVRAKGVTKTYEIGGQPVHALRGVDIDIKRGEYISIMGPSGSGKSTLFNMIGGLDKPSTGTVFIDEVDMAQLDAFELAWLRCRKIGYIFQTFNLIPVMTALENITLPMIFAGASLDEQMEKGKKLLEQVGIAHRMHNKPSQLSGGQQQRVAIARSLANDPAIILADEPTGNLDQSTGKEIIELLKKLNKESGATIITATHDDKMLDVSDRIVWVSDGRIDKIRRRSEVDINVGTMSGIH encoded by the coding sequence ATGGCTGATGTAATAGACAAACCGAAAGATGCGGCGGCTTTGGCCGAAGACGAAATATATAACTCGCAGGAAAATATTGTGCGCGCCAAAGGCGTGACGAAAACTTACGAAATCGGCGGCCAGCCGGTTCATGCGTTGCGCGGCGTCGATATAGACATCAAGCGCGGCGAATATATCTCCATCATGGGGCCATCAGGTTCAGGAAAGTCCACGCTTTTCAACATGATTGGTGGACTCGACAAGCCTTCAACCGGCACCGTTTTCATCGACGAAGTCGACATGGCGCAGCTCGACGCGTTCGAGTTGGCGTGGCTTCGCTGCCGTAAGATTGGCTATATCTTCCAGACTTTCAACCTGATCCCGGTTATGACTGCATTGGAAAACATCACCTTGCCGATGATTTTCGCGGGCGCTTCGCTCGACGAGCAAATGGAAAAAGGCAAGAAACTTCTGGAGCAAGTTGGTATCGCGCACCGTATGCACAACAAGCCGAGTCAGCTTTCCGGCGGTCAGCAGCAGCGCGTGGCAATTGCGCGCAGCCTTGCCAACGATCCGGCGATTATCCTTGCAGACGAACCAACCGGAAACCTCGACCAATCGACGGGTAAGGAAATCATTGAACTGCTGAAGAAGCTGAACAAAGAATCCGGCGCGACGATTATCACCGCGACTCACGACGACAAAATGCTCGACGTTTCCGACCGCATTGTGTGGGTTTCGGACGGACGCATCGACAAAATTCGCCGCCGCAGCGAAGTTGATATCAACGTTGGTACGATGTCCGGCATCCACTGA
- a CDS encoding polysaccharide deacetylase family protein produces the protein MNFPKRVEAARFPANKRIAVTFSFDDGVDHDRRVVEWFNAHGLKATWNLNSGSLKREGKPYGKGHLDVSEIADLFRGHEVAIHTVSHPMLTHLDTAQIAREVLEDRIELENIVGYPVRGMAYPFGNYDTRVIEVLRTLGVVYSRTCENKAQPFPVAEPLAWPATMHQYDESQGTVPERFSKMLENPHESGVFFVWGHTYEFDGRDDWDALDRLFLPLCGHDDVWYCTNIELFDYEEARQRLVIAANRGSVYNPSGLAVTVKVDGKLVEVPAGATISLTA, from the coding sequence ATGAATTTTCCCAAAAGAGTCGAAGCCGCACGCTTTCCTGCCAACAAGCGCATCGCAGTCACCTTCAGTTTTGATGACGGCGTCGATCACGACCGGCGCGTTGTCGAATGGTTCAACGCGCATGGCTTGAAAGCTACCTGGAATCTGAATTCAGGCTCGCTCAAGCGCGAAGGCAAGCCCTATGGGAAAGGTCATCTCGACGTCAGCGAAATCGCCGATTTGTTTCGCGGTCACGAAGTAGCGATTCACACAGTTTCTCATCCGATGTTGACGCATCTCGATACCGCCCAAATCGCGCGCGAAGTGCTGGAAGATCGCATCGAATTGGAGAACATCGTCGGTTATCCGGTGCGCGGTATGGCTTATCCGTTCGGGAATTACGATACGCGTGTTATTGAAGTTTTACGCACGCTCGGCGTGGTTTATTCGCGCACCTGTGAAAACAAAGCGCAGCCTTTTCCCGTTGCCGAACCGCTTGCCTGGCCTGCGACAATGCATCAATACGACGAAAGCCAAGGCACTGTGCCGGAGCGTTTCTCTAAGATGCTGGAAAACCCGCACGAAAGCGGCGTGTTTTTCGTTTGGGGTCACACTTACGAATTCGACGGACGCGACGATTGGGACGCCCTCGACCGCTTGTTTCTTCCGCTCTGCGGTCACGACGATGTTTGGTATTGCACCAACATCGAACTGTTCGACTACGAAGAAGCGCGTCAGCGCCTCGTTATCGCAGCCAATCGCGGCAGCGTTTATAACCCGAGCGGGCTTGCGGTTACAGTAAAAGTCGATGGCAAGTTAGTCGAAGTTCCTGCGGGCGCAACGATTTCGCTCACAGCTTAA